The Streptomyces sp. NL15-2K genome contains a region encoding:
- a CDS encoding MFS transporter: MALLGAVWVSMFFFLPLYQQRVLGYDPLVTGLAQLPLAGANALASWATPHLAVRFGARRTQTAGALLLAAGLLWFGRLPVDGGFVADMLGPSLLAGAGLGIAFVRLTAGAVEGVPSADAGIAGGLVNTTRQLGGVVGLAFLSTLATARTDTASPDLTHLQALHEGYRLAFTAGGVLTLLNALLIAAALRRSPTRSDSLVTTGDDRS; encoded by the coding sequence ATGGCCCTGCTGGGCGCCGTATGGGTCTCGATGTTCTTCTTCCTGCCGCTCTACCAGCAGCGCGTTCTCGGCTACGACCCACTCGTCACCGGCCTCGCCCAGCTTCCGCTCGCGGGGGCCAACGCCCTGGCCTCCTGGGCGACTCCTCACCTGGCCGTACGGTTCGGCGCCCGGCGCACTCAGACGGCCGGGGCGCTGCTGCTGGCCGCCGGGCTGCTCTGGTTCGGCCGGCTGCCGGTGGACGGCGGGTTCGTCGCCGACATGCTCGGCCCGTCGCTGCTCGCCGGAGCGGGCCTCGGCATCGCGTTCGTCCGGCTCACCGCGGGCGCCGTGGAGGGCGTTCCGTCCGCGGACGCGGGCATCGCCGGCGGGCTGGTCAACACCACCCGGCAACTCGGCGGAGTGGTCGGCCTCGCCTTCCTGAGCACTCTGGCCACCGCCCGCACGGACACCGCATCGCCAGATCTGACACACCTTCAGGCGCTCCACGAGGGCTACCGACTGGCCTTCACGGCCGGGGGAGTCCTCACCCTGCTCAACGCCCTGCTCATCGCGGCCGCACTGCGCCGCTCCCCGACCCGATCCGATTCCCTCGTCACCACAGGAGACGACCGATCATGA
- a CDS encoding carotenoid oxygenase family protein, whose translation MHFFGYSPFPPYLTYYVASAAGEIVRGEVIQGAGPSLMHDFGLTRRHVVWLDLPVVFDQAEHSGIPYRWSDSYTPRIGVMPRTGPAEVTWYEVEPGAMIHVSGAYEDEQGRIVVEGPRYDRAAWTTSWKWWVGAPGHASVPLTGAVQHRWTLDPATRTAREEDLDSLVTEFPTINEAVLGSRHRYSYAIAFPGAGLGEHALVKYDHRDGTRQVAPAGPGRLPGEAVFVPAAGGTGEDDGYLLTIVSDLAEDSSELLVLDAGDITAPPIAAVELPRRVPGGIHGSWIPDEADAGASGMR comes from the coding sequence CTGCACTTCTTCGGCTACTCGCCGTTCCCGCCGTACCTCACCTACTACGTGGCCTCGGCCGCCGGCGAGATCGTGCGCGGGGAGGTGATCCAGGGCGCTGGACCCAGCCTGATGCACGACTTCGGGCTGACCCGCCGACATGTCGTCTGGCTGGATCTGCCCGTCGTCTTCGATCAGGCCGAGCACTCGGGCATCCCCTACCGCTGGAGCGACTCGTACACTCCCCGGATCGGCGTCATGCCACGCACCGGACCGGCCGAGGTGACCTGGTACGAGGTCGAGCCGGGCGCCATGATCCACGTATCGGGCGCCTACGAGGACGAGCAGGGACGGATCGTCGTCGAGGGCCCCCGCTACGACCGCGCCGCCTGGACGACCAGCTGGAAGTGGTGGGTCGGCGCCCCGGGCCATGCGTCGGTGCCGCTGACCGGCGCCGTGCAGCACCGCTGGACCCTGGACCCGGCCACCCGCACGGCCCGGGAGGAGGACCTCGACTCACTGGTCACCGAGTTCCCCACCATCAATGAGGCGGTCCTCGGCAGCCGCCACCGCTACAGCTACGCGATCGCCTTCCCGGGCGCCGGGCTGGGCGAGCACGCCCTGGTGAAGTACGACCACCGCGACGGCACGCGGCAGGTGGCGCCGGCCGGGCCCGGGCGGCTGCCGGGCGAGGCCGTGTTCGTGCCCGCGGCGGGCGGCACGGGCGAGGACGACGGCTATCTGCTGACGATCGTCAGCGATCTCGCCGAGGACTCCTCCGAACTCCTCGTGCTGGACGCGGGCGACATCACGGCGCCGCCGATCGCCGCCGTCGAACTGCCGCGCCGCGTTCCCGGCGGGATCCACGGCTCCTGGATACCCGACGAGGCCGATGCGGGAGCTTCGGGCATGCGGTAG